The genomic DNA GTTGAGCGTGATGGTGTGGGGAGCTTCATTGACATTTGCCACTGTCACCGAAATATCGATGGTGGAGGTGGTTGTACCGTCTGACACGCTGACTTGAACGAGGTAGACGTTGTCGCCGTCATCATCTCCAGCAATGTCATAGTCCGGGGCAGCGACAAAGGTTAGGACTCCCGTGCCGCTGACGATTTGGAATAAACTTCCGTCGTCGCCCCCTGTTATGGAATAGCTGAGAGTATCTGCAGGATCCGTTGCAGTGACCGTCATGACGGTCGTCTGATTTTCATCGACAGTTATTGTTGAAGCTGAAGTGATCGTCGGCGAGACATTGTTGATCGTGAATGTTGCAGTCGCGGTGTCGATTCCACCTTCGCCGTCGCTTACGCGCACCGAAATAGTATGAGACCCTTCGCTTGCGATTCCCAAGCTCACCAGATCAGCCCAGGCCACCGTAGGACCGACACCGGACGGCTCATTGGCTTCGCCATAGTTGCCATCATTATCGAGATCCCAGACATAGGTCAGGGTATCACCATCGACGTCCGTTGTCGCGCTTGCATCGAGCGTCAGTGAATCTCCTTCGTTGATGACGTAGGTTGATCCCGCAGATGCGACTGGGGCTGTATTGGACGAATGCGACGTAAAATTCAGTGATAACTCTGAAGTACTTCCCGCAGCATTGGTTGAAGTTGCGGATAAGAACTGCCCAACTGTGACACCGACACCAGTGAGCGTAATGTCGAACGATCCGTTACCGGATGAATCAGTCGTGACAGTGGTCGAGCCAAGATAGATTTGAGTATCACCATGACCACTGCCGTCTGCCACACTGCTAGCGTAGAAATCAATCGTGAAGGTGGACGAGGGATTGGTGTGGAGTGTTCCTTGCACGTTCAGGTCAGACCCCATCACTGCGGCATAGGCCAGCACGGGATAATTGAGCAAGTCATTGGGACCTGAATCGCTATCGTTCGCATCATTAGTGCTCACACTTGAATCTTGCAATGCGATTTCTAAGCCACCATTGCCACCGATTAAGTTTCCAACCAAAGTGTTTCCCACCGATGTATTGGTCTGGACCAAGATACCGGAACCACCGCTATTGGTGATCGTATTCCCTTCGCCAGCTAGTCGACCGCCGATCGTGTTGTTGCTGGCACCATTCCTAATCAGGATGCCTTCGCCAGCATTGCCCAGGCTTGCTGTATTTGTAGAGTCAGTGCCGATATAGTTTCCGACGATGACGTTTCCGGACGTTCCCGATCCGAGGATTTCTATCCCAACCGATCCGCTGTCCGCGATAACGTTTCCTTCTCCTGCAGCGGAACCACCAATCGTGTTGTTATCGGCGCCGTTTCCAATCTGAATTCCTTGGCTAAAGTTGCCAATGGAAGTTGATGTTTCGGTCTTGTCCGTTCCAATCCAGTTAGCAACAACGACATTGTCGTCCGTACCAGAGTCATAAATCACAATACCGACTTGGTTGCCCGAAATCACGTTACCAGCGCCAACGGCACCGATCGTGTTTGAATTGGCTCCACCGTTGATGCGTACGCCAGTGAGCGAATTACTGAGTATGTCATCACCTTCTACGTCGACCCCGATGTAGTTGCCTAGCACAAAGTTGCCAGTCGACCCGGAACCTTCAATCAGGATTCCGCTGCGAACGTTTCCGGAGATAACGTTTCTCGAGGCGTCATCTACGCCACCGATAGTGTTGTTGGTCGCTCCATCCTTCAGCCAAATGCCGTCTTCGTTGTTTCCAACGGCGTTATGTCCCGTTACGTCCGTCCCGATGTAGTTCCCAACAATCGTGTTGCCAGATGAGTCGATGCGGATGCCGCTCTTTCCGAATGCTTGCAGCACGAATCCCTGAATCGTACTCCCGTTGCTACCATTGGCGAGCACAAACCCATTGCTACCACCACCGGCCAATGATCCGTTAAGAACGATCATGGGCGTGCCATTGAAATCGGGCTCCGAGGTCCCATCAATGATCACCGCGTCACTAATGTTGGGCAGATTGTCATCAAGATTGATTACATGAGGTCCGCCACCCGCGATATTGAAATTGATACGATCGGGTGTGGATCCGTTGGTCGTATTGTTCGCTGCCCTGATTGCTTCCTCGAGTGAAATTTCACCATCGGATCCCCGATCGTTCAGCAGTGCGTCTATGGATGACACGTCTCCATCATTGACCGTACTTGTAGTAGTGACGGTGATCGTGTGTGCCGCAGTCGTACCGTATTGACGTGCAAAGACTCCTTCCGAATCGATGTTATTAGTTTGGTTTCCATTGCCCGTCCACACGATTGCAAAGTCATTGCCGTTGAGTGCTACGACCGACGCGGAACCTTGACCGCCCGAAGAGGTCTGATTGACCTGGAAAGTCGAACCGCTGTCGCTGTGGTCGGCTAGGAACTTGCCAGCGCGGACGCCTGTTCCGTTTCCGTCTGAAGTCTGATACGTCACGACGTAGTCACCGGACGCCCCCACCGAGAAAGTGGGATCGATCGCACTGCCACCTCCAACCAATAGCGCAACAGAACCTAACGATCCATCAGCATTCGCATTTCTAGCCCAGATACCTTCAAAGAACGAGACATTGGAGCGATACACAACAAAGTAGCTGTTGTCGCTTCGCACAAATACCGAGATGTCTTCCCCGTCACTAATAGGAATCATGCTGTGCTTGGCCGACAACGCCGATGAATTTCCGTGATCGTAACGGCGAGACCACAAAGCACCGTTGTCTTCCCATACCACTACAAATCTACCAGTCGAATTGATGCTGACGTTCGGCTGCGCAGCATCCGTTTCGGATGTGATCTGGTAGCTGCCCGTTGACAATTCTCCCAGCGATGTTGTCGTTGTCAGATCAAACGCGTTGAATTGAATTCCCTCCAACGCCCCGACGCTTTCCCAAGCAACAACCACCTGTCCTACGTCATTAATAGCAACCGTTGATTTTTGTTGGTCCCCAGCGAGATGGTCGACATTGACTCGCACATCGGTAGCGTCGATCGCTGTCCCATCGGCGTTGAAACGACGCATGGAAATATTAACGTCGCCGCCATCGGAATCCGAAAACGCGATGACGAACTGCCCCGAAGCATTCATTGCCACCGAAGCGTCATACTGGTCTGACGTTGTATTCGTGTTGACCTGAAATTCATCTCCAATGCGATTCCCATTGGCGTCAAATCGTTGTGCTACGACACTGTAACCGTCACCATCGAAAACACTGTCGGTCCAGACAACGATATAGTTGCCCGACCCATCGGCCGCGATTGCTTGGTTACTTCCCGAAATCGTTTGAGTCCCGGTGGTACCGCTGTTAACGAGGAACTCATCGCGATCAGAGAACGCGGGCGTGGCCAGGATCGCGTTCCACCCGTCTTGAAGTTCCGCGGAAAACGCAGTGGTCGATTCAATCGTCCCCACTTGAAATTCGAGAACCCAATCCCCGCCAAGATCAGCGTGTCCGGTATCGTCGTTCGATGCTGCTACGTCAGCACCCGTAAGGGCAGCGAGCGATTCGATCAGCGCCTGGCCTTCGGGCCCCGACGCCAAGTCGCATCCGTAGAACAATAAATCCGACTCGCTGGTCAGTGCACTTTGCCACATCGTCAATTGCCCAGCATAGCCATCGAGGTTGGCTTCGCTAAGCCAAACACTGCCGAGCTTTACCGCGCCGTTTTGCGAGTGCGAGACAACATGAACGGATTCCACATCCGTCCGGGATTCTAGTATTTCAGTGATCTGATCCACACCGTCACGTGAGTCGTCGAGTACGAACACTTCGAAATCTCGGTCCGACTGACTCAAATCATCGAGTAGCTGATCTAAATCAGGAATCGACGAGTCAACAATCACAATCTCGGTGGCGAGCCCCACGCTTGAGCTAGCGGTCAACTCCGACGTCGATTCCGCCTCACTATCTTCGGACGACTCGATGTCTGCGGGCGCAATCATTGCGACATCTGCCCCCTCAGCCATCTCGGGCGCTGCCATGGGCGTCGCGCTAAAGAGAAGACGGGGCTCGAGATCACTTAGCATCGGCGAATGTCGCCGCAATGTGGTCTGGTCCGGTTGTAACGATTGCCCCAACCGGGTTCGCACTTCGTCTGCCGTAATGGCGCATTGCTGCCACCATTGTTTCAAACCACGTGACATGAGCTAGCAGTCCGAAGCGATCCAAGGTACCGGACGACTCCATTTCACCCGCTGAGAAATGACACCATTCGTCCAGGGAAACTTTGCGGGACAGGTAAGCAGCAGGGCGGAAGTCTTTTTCGACTAGGTCAAGATTTAGCGATAGGCGGTTCTGACTGTGGGAGTCAGCACCAATTTTAGGCGCTCAAAGCAGTGAAATTGATCAATCCCAATGGAGCAGTTCGAACGACAGTGCCGATTTTGACCTTGTGCGCTAGTGCTGCGAGATCAGCACGTTTGCGCTATTGGAACGATCACAACCTTCAGACACACCCGCGTGAAACTGCTTCTCTCCCTCGATCAACTTCGCAAATTCGCCATCACCTTGGTGGCGTCGGTTGCGGTTGCGCAAACTCCGGTGATGCTGTTCGCTCAGCAACCCGTGGTGAGAGAAACATCGCCCGTGATTCTGGCTCAAGACGGCCATGCCCCTTTTCATACTCGGGGAGCCGTCGTCCAGCCTGCTGCGGAAATGTCGCTGCACAGTCCCGGCATGATCGAAGATGCAACCATGAACGCTTGGCCGCAAAGTGAACCCAAGCCATTACGGTCTGCGGTGTCGCAGCCCGATCGTTCACACCTCGACGTTCCGCAATCCACCACGCACTTTCATACCCCGCCGTTTCACGTACCCGCACCGGTTTCCCATGGGCCGCATCACGCACAGCTTGATCCGTACCGCATTCGTGCAGAAGAGATTCAGCCAGCCACAAACTCGTTCGCTCAGCAAACGCAACTGATTTCAAACATGCCGTTTGGATCGTGGTGGGAATCCGAAATTACGGGACCGCTTGGTTTCGCCTCGGAAGCTCTTCCCGTCGATGTGGCAGGCCTAACGCAAACTGCCCTTGTTCAATCACCCCTTATCCAAGGCGTGCTGGCCGAACCCAATATTCGACAGCAGGACTTGGTGATCGAGCACGCCGCCTTTGACTCGTTGGCATTCATTGAAGGAAAGTTTGCGGACACCAATGATCCCGTCGGCAGTGCATTGACGACCGGTGACAACTCAGCGAGATTTCGTGATGAAACCTTCACCTCCGGCGCTGGACTTCGCAAGAAAGCTCTTTCTGGTGGCGCATTAGAATTAGTTCAACGAGGTGGATTTCAAGACAACAACTCGACTTTCCTAATTCCCAACCCTCAGGGGACCACGCGGCTGGAAGTTAACTTTACCCAGCCCTTGATGCGTGACCGAGGACGAGCCGTCAACCAAACTCGAATCGTACTAGCGCAACTCGATGTCAAACTTGCGACCAACGAAGCACGCGGCGAACTTGAAACGCACCTGATTGACGTGACTCGAGCCTATTGGGGTCTTTACCAGGCACGTGCCGAATGGTTGCAACGAAAGCGACTTTACGATCGCGCCACTGAACTGCGAAGCGTACTGCGAGCTCGTAGTGGCGTTGACTCGCAACAGCGTCAAATCCTTCGCGCTGAAGCCGCCGTGGCAAGTCGCCAGTCTGAGCTTGTCCGCATCGAAACGCGAATCCGCAACCTGCAGGCGAGATTGAGAACACTAACGGGAGATCCCAACCTTACCCACGGATCCAATTGGGAACTGATCCCACAAGACATCCCGATGATCGAAGCGATTTCGCTGTCACCTCGCGATGCGACCATCACCGCCCTGGACAATCGCACCGATGTCACCGAGGCCATTCGCAAAATTCAAGCCATTTCCGTGCGAGTTGGCGCTGCGAAGAATCAAGTCCTACCACGCCTTGACCTGATCCTGCATTCGCACCTCGCCGGTCTTGATAGTCAACGAGATACCTTCGGTGCGTTCACCAGGCAATTCTCGGACGGACGCCCCAGCTACGCTGCGGGATTGCTCTACGAGATGCCAATTGGCAATCGTGCTGCGCAAGCGCGTCTTAATCGCAATCGATGGGAAATGTGCCGAGCACTCAATGAGTTTCAGCAAACCACCGAGGAGGCGTTCACAGACGTAGAAATTGCAGTCCGCGAGACTCAAACCGCTTACGCCGAGATGGTCGCTAAGAACTTGGCGACCGATGCCGCCGCTCGCGAAGTTGCCTACCTGGAACAGCGATGGCAGCTATTGCCCGACCCCAATGAATCCGCAGTGCTGCTGATCGAGGACCTTATCGACGCCCAACAGCGACTCGCTGATGAAGAACGAGCACTGGTGGCTGCACAGGTCGGGTATGCGATTTCATGGGTTCAAGTTCGCAAGTCGATGGGTGTCTTGCTACGCCTCGATGATCCGAATTCCGTACCCATTCTTGATATCAGCCCGCCATCGTGGAGCGTGTCCCCATGATCGCTCTATTTTCCGACGCCATCGCTCTGTTTTCGGATGGTAAAGACCGACAATCCACAGCGAGGCGGAAGTCGCGCCAAGTCCAGGACTGTGGTTCTATTGAGAACATCATCTGGCAAGGCCGCGCCGCCGCAAAAGCACTGCACGATGCATCGGAGGATCGGCTGAGGCTGCAAACGCGTCAGTTACGCCGTCACTTACAAACGGCTCACAATCCGCAGGACGAATCTACCTTGATGATCGCTGCGGGCGCGGTCATTGAAACAGTTCGTCAAGTCCTCGGCATTAGTCTTTTTGACGAGCAACTACGCGCGGGCATCATCATCGCACACGGTGCCGTGGCGGAAATGCAAACCGGTGAAGGCAAAACTCTCTCTGGTATCTTGCCAGCGTATGTGCAAGCACTATGTGGCCATGGCGTGCATGTTGCCACTCCTAACGACTACCTTGCAACTCGCGACTACGAAACGCTAACGCCGATTTTTGAGCGTCTCGGTATGCGCACCGGACTTGTATCGGAACATAGCACGATCCAAGAAAAGCAATCTGCTTATCGCTGCGACATCACCTACGGATCGGCGCATACTTTTGGTTTCGACTATCTACGTGACCAGATCGCAGTGGGCGAAGAAAACCGCTCTAGACTCGGCAACGAAGTGCTGGAACGGCTCAACGGCAATCAAGTCAACTCAAGGCGACTTCAGCGTGGTTTGTCGGCAGCCATCATTGACGAAATTGATCACGTGCTTATCGACGACGCCGTTTCGCCGCTACTTCTTAGTTCGTCGCAGGATGTCGTTTCACCCGACGCTGATGTTCATAAGCACGCGCAACGAATCGCTGTCACATTAGTCCTTCATGACGACTTCAAATTGCTTCCAGATCGTAGAGTCGAACTGACGGCGACGGGATTCGAGCGTGTCTACCGCGAAGATTTAGCGACGTTACGTCCCTACCTTACACACCCTGCGTTGGTTCGTCCGTGGCACGAGTACGTCAAGCTCGCGATCAAGTCGGCTCACTGCTACCGACGCGATGTCGACTACGTTGTCTCGGCTGACCGAGTTCGCATTGTGGATGCTTCCACGGGACGTATCTTTGAAGATCGAACTTGGTCGGACGGTCTGCAACAAGCCATCGAAGCTCGCGAAGGGCTTCAGATTCGATCGGAAACCAAACCGATTGCTCGGATCACCCGTCAGAAATTCTTTCGTCAGTACGCGTTTCTCGCCGGCATGACTGGGACCGCCCAAGGGTGTGAGGACGAGTTTGCGAGCGTCTATGGATTATCTGTTGAAGCGGTCCCTCTCAGAAAACAATCTCGTCGAGATCTGCTCGCCACTTGTGTTTGCCGATCCACACAAGAAAAAGTTCACTTGATAGCTGACGAAGTCGAATCGATGGTGACCAGCGGTCGCTCAGTTCTGATTGGCACGCTCAGTATCAGCGAGAGTCTCGAAATCGCTGAGGCGCTTGCCATTCGCGGAATGAACTTTCAACTGCTTAATGGAGTTCAAGACGAAGAGGAAGCAGCGCTAGTCGCATCAGCAGGAAAACCAGGAGCGGTCACAGTCGCCACTAATCTTGCCGGCCGAGGAACGGACATTCGCTTGCATCCCCTCGTGGCCAAAGCTGGGGGATTGCACGTGATTGTTTCCCAGATGCATTCGCTAGCACGAGTTGATCGTCAATTGATCGGACGGTCGGCCCGCTGTGGCGACCCGGGTTCCGCACGCATTTACGTCTCTGCCGAAGACGCTATCGCCGCGTCAGCCGCTCCCTGGATTGCTCGCGCAATCCTTCGTACCGATCCAAGTCAAACATCGTCGCTCGAGGTGGACAAACATCTTCAACGCGTACAACGGTACCAACAACGCTCGGAGTTCAACCGTCGTCGCGATCTACTAAAAAATGACGATAACCAGGAACAAATGCTGTCTCGCTACAAGTCCAAACCAGACAGTTGCTGGCAGCTCTAGGTCGAAACCTTACATGCACAATCCTCCTTTGAAAGGCTCCAAAATGCGAATGACTATTCTTACGCTCGCGATGGTGCTATCACTCGGTCTCACAACGGTGACAGCGTTCGGCGAGCAGGTCGAAACATTCACCGAGCCGTATCGACGTATCGCCGTTCCCGCATCGGAAATCGGTGTCATCGAAAAACTGGATGTCCAAGAGGGCGATTCCGTTGTCAAAGATCAGTTTCTGGGCAAGCTTGATGATTCCGTTCTTCGTTCATCATTGATGGTGGCCGACGCAGCGATGAAGGCGCGAGGTCCTCAGAAGAGTGCTGAAGCGGAAGTCGAAATGCGTCGCCAGATTCTGGAAGGCTACCAATCACTCAGTGACCACGGAAACGCAACAAAGCGAGAACTGGCAAGATCAGAGATCGAGCTTCGACAAGCGGCCGCAAGGTTGCAAAGCACTCGTGAAGAAGCGGAACTTCGCCACCTTGAATACGAGCGAGTCAAACAACAAATCGAGCAGCGACGGATCTTGGCGCCAGTAGCGGGCATCGTGATCGCGATCGAAAAAGAAGCGGGGGAATACGTTTCACCTACCGACCCCGTGATCATGCACATTGTGCAGATAGATAAGCTGAAAGCTGTCTTTTCGGTACCGCGACGCGAGGCGATCGGCTTAAAGGCAGGTCAGAAAGTCCGACTTTCGATCGGATACGAAGGACAAACCTGCAATGGCGTCATCGAGTTTGTTTCTCCGATTGCAAGCCCGGAAAGCAACTCCAATCGAGTCAAAGTGCGCATCGACAATCCCAAACAAGAATATCAAAGTGGAGTGTCTTGTCGTTGGAATCTTGACCAAAGTCCTGCACCAGAAACTCGTGAGACAGTCAAAACCACTCAGGTGCGCTCTTCGTCTTCTACATCTAGCAAACGCTAGTTTCTGCACCGCCATAGGCTGCTAGGCTTTTTCCTACATGCTTGATCGTTCGTCCCTACTCGACCATGGCACACTGCCATTATCAACGGAAACGCCAGTGGTGCTTTCCAGTGAGCCTTCGTTGGAGAGTACGCATGCGGTCCCAGAGCATCATACAAAGACTCTCGCCGCAGTTGTCGCTTTGTTGTCGACCCTAGATCACTGTGACACCGCAGCGGAAGCATCCCAAAACGCCGTCGATCACATCCAAGACTATTTGTCCGCCAACCGAGTGATGTTGCTGTGGCGAAGTCGCAGCGGTGGTACCATCGCGAAGCTTGGCGATACTGAAAGAACGAGTGCCAAGGAGATCGAACCGTTTATCATCGCTGCGGGAGAAGAGATTGCTGCTCGCGATATGCAAACTCGGTTCCCACCTACCAATTCGATGGACCGACACGCCCTATTGGCGGTTGCACAGTTGGTACGAAATCTGCCCGCTAAGCATCTGAACGCGATTCGATTGTCGGATCATCTCGATCGCGATCGAGGCACATTGATCGTGCTGGAATCCAGCGAGACTCAATGCGAGACCTTCCTTAATGTGGTTTCGCGACCGCTTGCGAGTGCAATTCATCGCATTGTTCGTTTGCAGCCTTCCGTCGTCGAACAAGGGGTCCGAAACATCCATGCGTTTACCAAGCAACGAAGTCGGATAGGCATGCTTGCCGTTGCGGTTCTGTTCAGTGCGTTAATGTTGATCCCGGCGACGTATCGCGTCGCGGCGACCGTTGAACTGCAACCGGTGGAACGGCGATTCATTGCCGTCCCTGTGGATGGACCCTTGCTACGAGTGCATGTCCGTCCCGGTGATCTTGTGGAACCAAGAGGATTGCTGGCGGAAATCGATCCTCGCGAAATTGATTTTGAACTCGCTGGTAGCCAAGCCCAACTAAGTCGAGCTGAACAAGAACGCAAAGCAATGATTGCCGAGCACGACTTCGCAGGGAGTCAAATCGCGGTTCTTGAGCAGGAACGCCTGCGAAATCAGACCCAACTGCTGGAACATCAACGAGGCAATCTGGAAATCCGCAGCCCGATCAATGGCATCATCATCAGCGGCGACCACACACGAAGCGAAGGCATGCCAATGACACGTGGTGAGACTCTATTCGAGATCGCACCACTTGGCGAAATGATGGCCGAGATCGCGATACCAGAATCAGAGATCGCTGAAGTCCAGTCTGGTATGGAGTGCACGTTTCATCTGCACGCCTATCCCAATCGCACACTTCGTGGAACGATCGAACGAATCAACCCACGAGCTGAACTGCGAGATCACGAAAACGTCTTCATCGCCGAAGTACGCGTCAAGGATCCCGATGGTTTGTATCGTCCCGGTATGCGAGGACAAGCGAAGATCGAAAGCAACTCTCACCCACTCGGATGGAACCTCTTCCACCGCGCATACTATTCACTTGCTCGCGTGATTGGTTGGTAGCAATGGCTAGCCGCAATCCCAACACGATTGACCTGACCACTGAAAAGATCCGTCTGGCAGACGATTTGTGCTTTTGGCCGGTGCACCAGCGCAAGACGCTTGTTTATCGGATCGAAATCCCTGCCCTGCATCGGTTCTTTCGCGTTGGATACGAAGAATACGTGTTCATGTCATTTCTGGATGGCAAAACGACTTTGCCTCAGGCATGCGGATTAGCAGCCTCGAAATTGGGGCAAGACGCACCGTCGGCTGACGAAGCAATGACAATCGTTAACTGGCTACTCGCAAACGAATTGGCCTATCTGGCTAGTGATTCTCCACCTTCGAGAGAGCGTTTGCGTCAGTCAGGCCGTCCCAAGACTTGGCTCGCCAGGATGAGCAAGTTCAATCCCTTTTGGATCAAGATCCCGATCTTTCGCAACGACCACTCGTTGTCGAAGTTCTCTGCATTCCTAAGCCCGCTATTCGCATTGAAGATCACGTTGTTGTGCTCTGCGTTTATCGCATACGCCTTGGGGATTCTGTGGGCCAATCGTAGCGAGCTAGCGGCCTCTGCAACGCAACTACTAGTTCCAGAGAATTGGTGGGGCATCTTATTCGCGTGGATCGTTTTAAAGACCATCCATGAACTCGCACATTCCGCCGCCTGCTATCGACTAGGCGGCAGCGTGCGAGAGGCCGGTGTGGTCATGGTGTTGCTTGCGCCGTTGGCCTATGTGGACGTCAGCAGTTGTTGGCGAATGAACTCGAAGTGGTCGCGAATATCCGTCGCTGCGGCGGGCATGTATGTCGAATTGCTTATCACCGCGGCAGCAACGTGCGTATGGTCGCATACTGATTCGCTGGTGCTAAAGACATCGATGTACCAAGTCATTGTGACCGCCGGAATCTCGACGTTAATCTTCAACGCCAATATCCTGATGCGATTTGACGGCTACTATATTCTTGCTGATGCGATCGACA from Rubripirellula amarantea includes the following:
- a CDS encoding DUF4347 domain-containing protein is translated as MAAPEMAEGADVAMIAPADIESSEDSEAESTSELTASSSVGLATEIVIVDSSIPDLDQLLDDLSQSDRDFEVFVLDDSRDGVDQITEILESRTDVESVHVVSHSQNGAVKLGSVWLSEANLDGYAGQLTMWQSALTSESDLLFYGCDLASGPEGQALIESLAALTGADVAASNDDTGHADLGGDWVLEFQVGTIESTTAFSAELQDGWNAILATPAFSDRDEFLVNSGTTGTQTISGSNQAIAADGSGNYIVVWTDSVFDGDGYSVVAQRFDANGNRIGDEFQVNTNTTSDQYDASVAMNASGQFVIAFSDSDGGDVNISMRRFNADGTAIDATDVRVNVDHLAGDQQKSTVAINDVGQVVVAWESVGALEGIQFNAFDLTTTTSLGELSTGSYQITSETDAAQPNVSINSTGRFVVVWEDNGALWSRRYDHGNSSALSAKHSMIPISDGEDISVFVRSDNSYFVVYRSNVSFFEGIWARNANADGSLGSVALLVGGGSAIDPTFSVGASGDYVVTYQTSDGNGTGVRAGKFLADHSDSGSTFQVNQTSSGGQGSASVVALNGNDFAIVWTGNGNQTNNIDSEGVFARQYGTTAAHTITVTTTSTVNDGDVSSIDALLNDRGSDGEISLEEAIRAANNTTNGSTPDRINFNIAGGGPHVINLDDNLPNISDAVIIDGTSEPDFNGTPMIVLNGSLAGGGSNGFVLANGSNGSTIQGFVLQAFGKSGIRIDSSGNTIVGNYIGTDVTGHNAVGNNEDGIWLKDGATNNTIGGVDDASRNVISGNVRSGILIEGSGSTGNFVLGNYIGVDVEGDDILSNSLTGVRINGGANSNTIGAVGAGNVISGNQVGIVIYDSGTDDNVVVANWIGTDKTETSTSIGNFSQGIQIGNGADNNTIGGSAAGEGNVIADSGSVGIEILGSGTSGNVIVGNYIGTDSTNTASLGNAGEGILIRNGASNNTIGGRLAGEGNTITNSGGSGILVQTNTSVGNTLVGNLIGGNGGLEIALQDSSVSTNDANDSDSGPNDLLNYPVLAYAAVMGSDLNVQGTLHTNPSSTFTIDFYASSVADGSGHGDTQIYLGSTTVTTDSSGNGSFDITLTGVGVTVGQFLSATSTNAAGSTSELSLNFTSHSSNTAPVASAGSTYVINEGDSLTLDASATTDVDGDTLTYVWDLDNDGNYGEANEPSGVGPTVAWADLVSLGIASEGSHTISVRVSDGEGGIDTATATFTINNVSPTITSASTITVDENQTTVMTVTATDPADTLSYSITGGDDGSLFQIVSGTGVLTFVAAPDYDIAGDDDGDNVYLVQVSVSDGTTTSTIDISVTVANVNEAPHTITLN
- a CDS encoding TolC family protein, with amino-acid sequence MKLLLSLDQLRKFAITLVASVAVAQTPVMLFAQQPVVRETSPVILAQDGHAPFHTRGAVVQPAAEMSLHSPGMIEDATMNAWPQSEPKPLRSAVSQPDRSHLDVPQSTTHFHTPPFHVPAPVSHGPHHAQLDPYRIRAEEIQPATNSFAQQTQLISNMPFGSWWESEITGPLGFASEALPVDVAGLTQTALVQSPLIQGVLAEPNIRQQDLVIEHAAFDSLAFIEGKFADTNDPVGSALTTGDNSARFRDETFTSGAGLRKKALSGGALELVQRGGFQDNNSTFLIPNPQGTTRLEVNFTQPLMRDRGRAVNQTRIVLAQLDVKLATNEARGELETHLIDVTRAYWGLYQARAEWLQRKRLYDRATELRSVLRARSGVDSQQRQILRAEAAVASRQSELVRIETRIRNLQARLRTLTGDPNLTHGSNWELIPQDIPMIEAISLSPRDATITALDNRTDVTEAIRKIQAISVRVGAAKNQVLPRLDLILHSHLAGLDSQRDTFGAFTRQFSDGRPSYAAGLLYEMPIGNRAAQARLNRNRWEMCRALNEFQQTTEEAFTDVEIAVRETQTAYAEMVAKNLATDAAAREVAYLEQRWQLLPDPNESAVLLIEDLIDAQQRLADEERALVAAQVGYAISWVQVRKSMGVLLRLDDPNSVPILDISPPSWSVSP
- a CDS encoding preprotein translocase subunit SecA, yielding MIALFSDAIALFSDGKDRQSTARRKSRQVQDCGSIENIIWQGRAAAKALHDASEDRLRLQTRQLRRHLQTAHNPQDESTLMIAAGAVIETVRQVLGISLFDEQLRAGIIIAHGAVAEMQTGEGKTLSGILPAYVQALCGHGVHVATPNDYLATRDYETLTPIFERLGMRTGLVSEHSTIQEKQSAYRCDITYGSAHTFGFDYLRDQIAVGEENRSRLGNEVLERLNGNQVNSRRLQRGLSAAIIDEIDHVLIDDAVSPLLLSSSQDVVSPDADVHKHAQRIAVTLVLHDDFKLLPDRRVELTATGFERVYREDLATLRPYLTHPALVRPWHEYVKLAIKSAHCYRRDVDYVVSADRVRIVDASTGRIFEDRTWSDGLQQAIEAREGLQIRSETKPIARITRQKFFRQYAFLAGMTGTAQGCEDEFASVYGLSVEAVPLRKQSRRDLLATCVCRSTQEKVHLIADEVESMVTSGRSVLIGTLSISESLEIAEALAIRGMNFQLLNGVQDEEEAALVASAGKPGAVTVATNLAGRGTDIRLHPLVAKAGGLHVIVSQMHSLARVDRQLIGRSARCGDPGSARIYVSAEDAIAASAAPWIARAILRTDPSQTSSLEVDKHLQRVQRYQQRSEFNRRRDLLKNDDNQEQMLSRYKSKPDSCWQL
- a CDS encoding efflux RND transporter periplasmic adaptor subunit, which encodes MRMTILTLAMVLSLGLTTVTAFGEQVETFTEPYRRIAVPASEIGVIEKLDVQEGDSVVKDQFLGKLDDSVLRSSLMVADAAMKARGPQKSAEAEVEMRRQILEGYQSLSDHGNATKRELARSEIELRQAAARLQSTREEAELRHLEYERVKQQIEQRRILAPVAGIVIAIEKEAGEYVSPTDPVIMHIVQIDKLKAVFSVPRREAIGLKAGQKVRLSIGYEGQTCNGVIEFVSPIASPESNSNRVKVRIDNPKQEYQSGVSCRWNLDQSPAPETRETVKTTQVRSSSSTSSKR
- a CDS encoding efflux RND transporter periplasmic adaptor subunit, with product MLDRSSLLDHGTLPLSTETPVVLSSEPSLESTHAVPEHHTKTLAAVVALLSTLDHCDTAAEASQNAVDHIQDYLSANRVMLLWRSRSGGTIAKLGDTERTSAKEIEPFIIAAGEEIAARDMQTRFPPTNSMDRHALLAVAQLVRNLPAKHLNAIRLSDHLDRDRGTLIVLESSETQCETFLNVVSRPLASAIHRIVRLQPSVVEQGVRNIHAFTKQRSRIGMLAVAVLFSALMLIPATYRVAATVELQPVERRFIAVPVDGPLLRVHVRPGDLVEPRGLLAEIDPREIDFELAGSQAQLSRAEQERKAMIAEHDFAGSQIAVLEQERLRNQTQLLEHQRGNLEIRSPINGIIISGDHTRSEGMPMTRGETLFEIAPLGEMMAEIAIPESEIAEVQSGMECTFHLHAYPNRTLRGTIERINPRAELRDHENVFIAEVRVKDPDGLYRPGMRGQAKIESNSHPLGWNLFHRAYYSLARVIGW